One Natronincola ferrireducens DNA segment encodes these proteins:
- a CDS encoding ACT domain-containing protein has protein sequence METNETTYYIVKAEALPEVFLKTIEVKELLKRGEASTIFEAVEKVGMSRSAYYKYKDDIFPLYEMNTGRMITLALILDHLPGVLSEVLNQIAQSKASVLTINQNIPLHGVANVTVSLELKNIMMPIDRLIQTIEKIKGVKKVNIIAKE, from the coding sequence GTGGAAACCAATGAAACTACCTATTATATTGTGAAGGCAGAAGCCTTGCCGGAGGTGTTTTTAAAAACCATAGAGGTGAAGGAATTGTTAAAAAGAGGGGAAGCTTCTACAATTTTTGAAGCTGTAGAAAAGGTGGGGATGAGTAGGAGTGCCTACTATAAATATAAGGATGATATTTTTCCTCTATATGAAATGAATACGGGAAGAATGATTACCCTAGCCCTTATTCTAGACCATCTACCGGGGGTGTTATCAGAGGTGCTAAATCAAATTGCTCAATCCAAGGCAAGTGTATTAACTATTAATCAAAACATTCCTCTCCATGGTGTTGCCAATGTAACGGTCTCATTGGAGTTAAAAAATATAATGATGCCAATAGATAGGCTCATACAAACAATTGAAAAAATAAAAGGTGTAAAAAAGGTCAATATTATTGCAAAAGAATAA
- a CDS encoding homoserine dehydrogenase, with protein MKKVKVALLGIGTVGGGVWEILHTNREEILKNCGYEIEVEKILVKDVTKKRNTDIPQHLFTSNIEDILNNKEIEMVVEVMGGIEPAKEYILRSIKEGKHIVTANKALLANHGEEIMKTAREEGVKVYYEASVGGGIPIIHAMKESLGGNKIQEVKGILNGTTNYILTKMTQEKVDFPTVLKEAQDKGYAEADPTADVEGFDAAHKLTILSSLAFGISTKFHEVHREGISKITPIDIEYAKELGYVIKLLAIGKEKEGVIELRVHPTFVPKYHPLASVNDSFNAVFVKGNAVGELMFYGRGAGDLPTGSAVVGDMMAILKAQGNVAVEVLDNYSVEKIVKPISETEAEYYVRLIVKDKPGVLGKIASLFGESNVSLSSVIQKGEGDPSVSLVFLTHYAKEGNVQEAIKKIIAIEEVVELANLIPVENGQKVKEV; from the coding sequence ATGAAAAAGGTAAAAGTAGCATTATTAGGAATTGGAACCGTGGGTGGTGGTGTATGGGAAATACTACACACAAATAGAGAGGAAATTTTAAAAAACTGTGGCTATGAAATAGAAGTAGAAAAAATTTTAGTAAAGGATGTAACAAAGAAACGAAATACAGATATTCCTCAACATCTGTTTACTTCCAATATAGAAGACATTTTAAACAATAAAGAAATTGAAATGGTTGTGGAGGTAATGGGGGGGATAGAACCAGCTAAGGAGTACATACTGAGATCCATTAAAGAAGGAAAGCATATTGTGACAGCCAACAAAGCTCTTCTTGCTAACCATGGTGAAGAAATTATGAAGACAGCAAGAGAAGAAGGAGTAAAGGTCTACTATGAAGCCAGTGTAGGGGGAGGAATCCCTATCATTCATGCTATGAAGGAGAGCTTAGGTGGTAATAAAATTCAGGAAGTTAAGGGTATTCTCAACGGTACCACCAATTATATTTTAACAAAAATGACTCAGGAGAAGGTGGATTTTCCTACTGTATTAAAGGAAGCTCAGGATAAGGGTTATGCAGAGGCAGATCCTACGGCAGATGTTGAGGGCTTTGATGCTGCCCATAAACTGACGATACTATCGTCTTTAGCCTTTGGTATCTCCACTAAATTCCATGAGGTTCATAGGGAAGGTATTTCTAAAATAACACCTATTGATATTGAATATGCAAAGGAGTTAGGTTATGTTATAAAGCTTTTAGCTATAGGTAAGGAAAAGGAAGGGGTCATAGAGCTAAGGGTTCACCCCACCTTTGTCCCTAAGTACCATCCTTTGGCCTCTGTTAATGATTCCTTCAATGCTGTATTTGTAAAAGGAAATGCGGTAGGAGAGTTAATGTTTTATGGTCGTGGAGCTGGAGATTTACCTACTGGTAGTGCTGTAGTAGGAGATATGATGGCAATTTTAAAGGCACAGGGCAATGTAGCAGTTGAGGTTCTTGATAATTATTCTGTAGAGAAAATAGTGAAGCCCATTAGTGAAACGGAAGCTGAGTACTATGTAAGATTAATTGTTAAGGATAAACCAGGAGTACTAGGTAAAATCGCTAGTCTGTTTGGAGAAAGCAACGTAAGTTTATCCTCTGTTATACAAAAAGGAGAAGGAGATCCCTCTGTATCCCTAGTATTCCTTACTCACTATGCTAAGGAAGGAAATGTACAGGAGGCTATAAAGAAAATTATTGCTATCGAAGAAGTAGTAGAGCTAGCCAATCTAATTCCAGTAGAAAATGGCCAAAAAGTAAAGGAGGTATAA
- the thrC gene encoding threonine synthase, giving the protein MWNGIIAKYKDFFDIKDEEKIITLNEGNTPLIPAKNIGEMLGGINLYLKYEGLNTTGSFKDRGMTMAVTKAVQEGSRAIICASTGNTSASAAAYAAKAGLKCYVLIPNNKIALGKLAQAILYGAEVIPVEGNFDDALRIVREIAAEGKVTLVNSINPYRLLGQRSGAYEVCDQLEGKIDYLSIPVGNAGNISAYWAGFKDYHKAGKLEKLPVMLGFQAEGAAPIVEDRIFEEPETVATAIRIGNPASWDKAVAARDESKGLIQKVTDIEILEAQKLLASREGIFVEPASAASIAGVMKLSKEGYLQKGKNIVAVLTGNGLKDPSVVSPEKHIKTYGVKTEEIKTLIYRSLGSDQND; this is encoded by the coding sequence ATGTGGAATGGTATCATAGCAAAATACAAGGATTTTTTTGATATAAAAGATGAAGAAAAAATTATCACCCTCAATGAAGGAAACACCCCCCTTATTCCAGCAAAAAATATTGGAGAAATGCTGGGGGGAATCAACCTTTACTTAAAATATGAAGGCTTAAATACCACGGGTTCCTTTAAAGATAGAGGAATGACAATGGCGGTAACAAAGGCAGTCCAAGAAGGAAGCAGGGCTATTATCTGCGCTTCTACTGGTAATACATCTGCTTCAGCTGCAGCCTATGCAGCGAAGGCAGGGTTAAAGTGTTATGTTCTCATCCCCAATAATAAGATAGCATTGGGAAAATTAGCTCAAGCTATTCTCTATGGGGCAGAGGTGATCCCTGTAGAAGGGAACTTTGACGATGCTCTAAGAATTGTAAGAGAAATAGCTGCGGAGGGTAAGGTTACCCTAGTAAACTCCATCAACCCCTATAGATTATTAGGTCAAAGATCGGGAGCTTACGAGGTATGTGATCAACTGGAAGGAAAGATTGATTATCTATCTATTCCTGTAGGAAACGCTGGCAACATTTCTGCATATTGGGCTGGATTCAAAGACTACCACAAGGCTGGTAAACTTGAAAAACTTCCAGTCATGCTAGGGTTTCAAGCAGAGGGAGCAGCACCTATCGTAGAAGACAGAATATTTGAAGAACCTGAAACCGTGGCCACTGCTATTAGAATAGGTAATCCTGCCAGCTGGGACAAGGCAGTAGCAGCTAGAGATGAATCAAAGGGTTTAATTCAGAAGGTAACAGATATAGAAATATTAGAGGCTCAAAAACTATTGGCATCTAGAGAAGGAATATTTGTAGAGCCAGCCTCTGCTGCCAGCATTGCAGGAGTTATGAAGTTAAGCAAGGAAGGCTATTTACAAAAGGGAAAAAATATTGTGGCGGTATTGACAGGTAATGGATTAAAGGATCCTTCGGTAGTATCTCCTGAGAAACATATAAAAACCTATGGTGTAAAAACAGAGGAGATTAAAACCTTGATTTACAGAAGTCTAGGAAGTGACCAAAATGATTAG
- the thrB gene encoding homoserine kinase, translated as MIRVKVPATTANIGPGFDCLGIALSLYNEIEVEEIDNGLIIDIEGRDEEKIEKNENNLVYQSMLKTFQRIGYQPKGIKIKQYNRIPIARGLGSSAACIVGGVMAANGLCGKPLSTEEMLELAVEIEGHPDNVTPALVGGVVVSCKDEGQTTYIRFDVHEALKFIVAIPEVELSTKASRGVLPETIAFQDAVMNVGKSSLLVAALMSGELEKLSFALKDRLHQPYRIKLMDSLENIFTRGEDLGLNQLFLSGAGPSIIYLTWGEEAEKEKKFYHIIKEAPEEWTFQVLAGDNKGTSIS; from the coding sequence ATGATTAGAGTAAAGGTTCCTGCAACCACTGCTAATATTGGACCGGGCTTTGATTGTCTAGGTATAGCCCTATCCCTATATAACGAGATTGAAGTTGAAGAAATAGATAACGGTCTTATTATTGATATAGAAGGCAGAGATGAAGAAAAGATAGAAAAAAATGAGAATAATCTAGTTTACCAAAGTATGCTTAAGACTTTTCAGCGAATAGGATATCAACCAAAGGGTATAAAAATCAAACAGTATAATAGAATCCCCATTGCTAGAGGACTAGGAAGCAGTGCTGCATGTATAGTAGGAGGTGTTATGGCAGCCAATGGATTATGTGGCAAGCCCCTCTCTACAGAAGAGATGTTGGAATTGGCGGTAGAGATAGAGGGTCATCCAGATAATGTAACGCCTGCTTTAGTAGGAGGTGTTGTAGTATCCTGCAAGGATGAAGGTCAAACCACCTACATAAGATTTGATGTCCATGAAGCTTTGAAATTTATTGTAGCAATTCCTGAAGTGGAGTTAAGTACAAAGGCATCTAGGGGTGTTTTACCAGAAACAATAGCTTTTCAAGATGCCGTTATGAATGTAGGCAAATCTTCATTGCTGGTGGCGGCATTGATGTCAGGGGAATTGGAGAAACTAAGCTTCGCCTTGAAGGATCGTCTTCATCAGCCCTATAGGATTAAATTAATGGACTCCTTGGAAAATATTTTTACTAGAGGAGAAGATTTAGGATTAAATCAGTTGTTTCTAAGTGGAGCAGGCCCCTCCATTATCTATTTAACATGGGGTGAAGAAGCAGAAAAAGAAAAAAAGTTTTACCATATAATTAAGGAAGCACCTGAAGAGTGGACTTTTCAAGTGCTAGCAGGTGATAACAAAGGGACTAGCATTAGCTAG